In Candidatus Margulisiibacteriota bacterium, the genomic stretch CATACCTGACTTGATCATCTTCACTTTTTTATTTTCCAGCACAAAGGAAAACAATTCTTCGTCTTCGAGATAAATATCGGAAAACTGACCGCCGGCCGATAAAGCAACATCCAGGATTTCTTTAATTAAGTCAGGGCCCAGCTCCTGCATGGATCAGACTTGAATTCTCATTAGTTCTTGGTAACCTTCGATTATACGGTTACGAACCTGCATTGTGTAATTCAGGGCCATACTGGCTTCCTCCACAGCAATCATTACCTCATGTAAGTCCATGGTTTTATTTACAGTATAATCCTGAACAAAATTATCAGCTTTATTTAAAAGACTATTGGTTTCTTCGATATTTTGTTTTAACATATTGGAAAATTCAGTGGCGAAACCTTTTCCAGCCTTGCCAACTGCCTGTTCATTTCCTATAACCCCTATACTATTGATTGACATATCTGACATATTTTCTTCCCCGATGGCGTATAATTATTATATGCCGATTTAATGAAATTGCAACCCCTGCTTACCTACCTTCTTTCTCTCCTGATCCACAATTTTCCTAATATAAGCAGACATGGACATTTTATTCAAATAAGCCTGGAGCCTGACAAATTCGTATTCTTCATTAGATACAGTGACATTTATGGCTAATCGTTCAAGTTCTTTTTTTGTCATATCTGAATCTTAATGAGAAAAGAGTTCCCAACAGGTATCAGGGGAAGACCTCTGATACCTGCCCTCGACTTCCCCCTAAATGTCGAACCCCCTGTACAATAAAACTTACAATTTCTTAACAAAGTTGTATTAATACAATACATGAGAAAAATATTGTTGTCAAACAATGGACAATAAAAATTGTAATATTTTACTACAATAGTGTTGCAAATATACAAGACCGAACTCTACCTATAGTGTAGGGCCAACCAATTGGCAAACAACCTTCCATGTATCTTGTTGTGAGGCTTTGTTCCGTTTTCTTTAATAAAAGAAACGCAAAACCATTTCCACTTTTTGAATGGCGCAAAAAGTGGAGAAAAACGCCTTTTGCGCTGTGCTTCAGAGCCTTGAATTGTAGCAACTCATTACGCTAACAGGCAAACTCGACATCCTGTCTCGGTTGCCTTAGCCCGTCTATCCTGACGGGCCTACGCGCCATTCGTTGACAATTCTACGGCTCTTTCGCTATGCGCAGAAAAGAATGCGGGATGCACATCCTGTTCATCAGACAGGGCCATTTTGCTAGCCTTACGCAACGGTACGTTTAGAATGTAAAGGCAGAATTCCACCTCTCTCCCCGACCCTCCTCGCCCCGGCGACTTGTCTCGGCGAAGCACAGCGAAGACGGAAGCCTCCGGCGTAGCACGGGTCTCCGTAATTGTCGGTCGGGATGACATTCAAAACTTTTAATTACTCTCATCTTCAACGTCAGAACGAGTTATTAATTTGGCGAAAATAGAAATGCAGGAAAAAGTGAACAATACCAAAAAAGTGATATAGGGGTTTAGCCAGGGCCGCAGATAAAACGATATTACAATAACCGCAGCCAGATTAAATAAACGAACGAAATAAAAAATATCGAAAAGCATTGCTTTGTTTCCTGTTTGCCGGTATTTAAGCAAAGAACGCAACTGCAGACGGAAATTAATAAAAGCCACAAATACCGCGAGCAACAGGCTGGGCAACCATTCGGGTTTATTAAATGTGAAATAAATTGCCAGCAGGCTGTAAATCAGAAGCGCGATATTTTCTGTTTTATTTTTATAGGTAAAGATATAATTCACTTGGAGTCCATGTCCATAATAATTTTATAAACAACATAAAAGCCACCCACCGCGCCGAAAATTACACCGCCGATCATAAATATATTATGCAGGTGGAAAAAATTATCCAGCCATTTCCCTATAAAATAAAACAAAGCCACAGAGCCTACGAGAGTAAATCCTATCTGATAGGCAACAGTCATACTTCTCCCTATTTCACCGCTGTTTCTTTTGTCTTTTTTATCTTTTTCCATAGTTTGAAATTTAATTTTTATTAACTATTTCGATGGCGGTATCCAGCATTTTCATGCGGGTCTGAATAAGCTGAGTGTTGGCGTTGTATTTATTGGTATCAGACAGCTTGATCATAAGCCGGGAATAATCTACGTTAGAATTCTCGTAAAAACCCTGTTTGACATTGTAACTATCGGCATCATGGACAGCACCGGACATACTATCATCAATATAAAAAAATACATGATTAACGCTTTTCAAAAGCTTGTAGTCATCAACGTCAAAAACCCCTAATTGCCCTATCTGATTATTGTCGCTGTCATACAAATTGCCCTTGTTATCGGCTTTTACTGTTTTATATTCGGGTATAGAAATGGAGGCCCGGTTTATGTCCAGAACAATAAATTTGCCGGAAACGGTAACCAGTTGCCTGTTCTCGTTAATTTCAAAACGGCCGTCACGCGTAAACAGTATTTTCCCCAGATTATCCCTGACCATAAAGAAACCTTTGTCTTCGAGGGCGAAATCGAGATTCTTACCGCTGTTTATAAAGGGTCCGGGGTTAAAGACATGAGAGTAAGAATATAAAACCGTTTTGTCTCTGGGATTACTGACAGAGGTAATTTTTACTTCCCTGTAACCGGGAGTTTTTAAATTGACCATATTCTCCATGATGATCCCGTTTTGCTTTTCCAAAAAATCCATACCGCTATTGGCAATGTCAATAGTGCCGTCACCGGCAAAAACAATAACGAACATCATTATCAATATTGTGACTATAAATCTCATTTTGGCCCCGGGTTTGATCTTAAATTATCAAATTTGCTTTTACCCTTCTTCTTTTGTTCGAGCTTGTAAACAAAGGCCAGAACTTCCGCGACCAAAGTATAGAGCTCGGGCGGGACTTCGGTTTCCAGTTCCAGTGAGGACAAGAGTTTGGCCAGCGAAGAATCCTGATAAAGAGGCACTTCATTTTCCTCAGCCAGACGAATTATTTCTTCGGCTATGCTGCCCTTTCCTTTGGCCACGAGAATTGGCGCGGCATTCTTTTCGGAATCATATTTAATCGCTGCCGCGACTTTGATATCTGTTTTTTTACCTTCTTCAGCCATAATTATTTCTCTTCCTTGTTTCTTTTTCGTCCTTGGTCAGACTCAGTGCTCGGTCGTCCCACTTGCGGGGACTGCTCAGGGCTCGGGGCTCTGAAATTCGGATCTTTAACATAAAAGTACCAGCTACTCATGAATTAAAGATTTCTCCACTTTGCTCCCTTCGAGAACCTCAGGGAGCCGGTCACTTATGCACTTATGTACTTCCAATCTTCCTTCTTCCCTCATTTCCCTTCGTCACGTTTC encodes the following:
- the fliE gene encoding flagellar hook-basal body complex protein FliE, with product MSDMSINSIGVIGNEQAVGKAGKGFATEFSNMLKQNIEETNSLLNKADNFVQDYTVNKTMDLHEVMIAVEEASMALNYTMQVRNRIIEGYQELMRIQV
- a CDS encoding ATP synthase subunit I, with amino-acid sequence MNYIFTYKNKTENIALLIYSLLAIYFTFNKPEWLPSLLLAVFVAFINFRLQLRSLLKYRQTGNKAMLFDIFYFVRLFNLAAVIVISFYLRPWLNPYITFLVLFTFSCISIFAKLITRSDVEDESN
- a CDS encoding AtpZ/AtpI family protein; the protein is MEKDKKDKRNSGEIGRSMTVAYQIGFTLVGSVALFYFIGKWLDNFFHLHNIFMIGGVIFGAVGGFYVVYKIIMDMDSK
- a CDS encoding flagellar basal body rod C-terminal domain-containing protein; translation: MRFIVTILIMMFVIVFAGDGTIDIANSGMDFLEKQNGIIMENMVNLKTPGYREVKITSVSNPRDKTVLYSYSHVFNPGPFINSGKNLDFALEDKGFFMVRDNLGKILFTRDGRFEINENRQLVTVSGKFIVLDINRASISIPEYKTVKADNKGNLYDSDNNQIGQLGVFDVDDYKLLKSVNHVFFYIDDSMSGAVHDADSYNVKQGFYENSNVDYSRLMIKLSDTNKYNANTQLIQTRMKMLDTAIEIVNKN
- a CDS encoding EscU/YscU/HrcU family type III secretion system export apparatus switch protein, whose product is MAEEGKKTDIKVAAAIKYDSEKNAAPILVAKGKGSIAEEIIRLAEENEVPLYQDSSLAKLLSSLELETEVPPELYTLVAEVLAFVYKLEQKKKGKSKFDNLRSNPGPK